One Coffea eugenioides isolate CCC68of chromosome 2, Ceug_1.0, whole genome shotgun sequence genomic window, agtgaaGGTGGTCGAGGTCTGATAATGAGCATTAAAGCTACACCcgaggattagggttttgccAAACCCTAATTTCCGTTTTAGCATCATAGTTAGTTATTTCCACATTAGTTGATTAgattgaataattggctaagtGCATATCGCACGTAGAATCGCCAAGGGTAGGATTGCTAATTTACTCATTATTATTTGCTAGAGTGGGCTGCCTAGGAAGGAAAGCCTCCTTTATTAGGCCCAACCCGTCGGGGGTTAAGCCTCCTTTATTAGGGCCCATATCCACTGCGCCCTTAGTCCATTTTCTACTAGATTAGGATTTTCACTTGTAACCTATATAAGGCACCATATTACATCAATAAAGGGTAgacacttttatgataaaaatattgagagagttttctccatagctttcgagcaaaccttgaacaacttagagttatactctagtgttcttgttcggcttatcaattcaagaatcgcacttgaattgtggcgccttctacacttgcctgaggttcactaattcgtttgattacgggttgagatagtatcaacaagttcgtagtcacggggattagaggggtcgtagggtttccgctgccaccgtttcttgcacccgacgtcaaatccaacaagcgatcttgggtcgcgaatcttcTCACCAATGAGattcgtatcagctggcatcagagctagctTGTTGGTAACATCGTTTATCCCTCTCTTTGGTGTCTTAATTCGGTCTATCTCGttagtttcaaaaaaaaaaatttccaatcGCTAGTTTTCTTTTTACCTTGGCTGTCCGCAGATTTTCCCATTCCTGTCCATGTTATTTTCTTGTGTTGTTGCTGCGACTCTTGTCCTTTAGTTGTGACATAGTTCAGTGAGTTTGGATCTTGaagtaatcaaataaaaaaaaaaaccgctGGTGTCTTAGTTGTCGCATCTTTATTGCTGTTTTCTATTGACTCGTGGGCAACCTGTCCGTGTCTTGTTTGTTGTTAATTTCTATTGAGTCTTGTGTGAAATCTGCTCGTGTCTTGCTATCCTTGTTTCCACCGTTTGTGTCCAACAAATTAAAGAATCAACCAGTGTTGATAGTCGTGCCCCAAGTCACACATAAAATATTGAGTCATTAGGAATTTCTGTCTTGCTGCACTTGCATTGATAAATCTGTCCGAATTGTCTCCTCATTGTTTGTGCGTGATAATTGTTCAGCAGCTTGCTATCTTATTGTTCTCGTGATTGAGTCCAAtctgagtcaaaaaaaaaaaaaaaaaaacaaagggagGCAAGAAAATTCTGGTCGGTGTTCCTTCCAAGTCGCGGAGTTGCCGTTTTGGTAGTTTCCCAATTTTTGCTCGTGTCTCTTTGTCGAGTTGCAGTTTGTTCCAAAGCTGTTTTGATCCGTGTGTTCATCATTCATTTATCTAGGAAAGTATTGGTGCCTTGTTCTGGAATTTCGTAAGCAAACTTCACGaattcttggagttcttggagaGATCCTTGACActtgaaatctggaaatttgcagCGAATGCCCTGAACTTATTTGCTGGAAATCTTGCATTGAGTTTAGAACCCTTGAACTCTCTTGACTATTATACCATACCTGGGGCTGGGCTTGTTACGTTTGGGCACCAAGAACCCCACCTACCCGTTGCCAAAAGCCACCCAACAAAATGCAAAcagaacccaaaagaaaaaaaaaaaaacacagcaaGCAGATTTTGAAAGCAAAGGGGTCCTGAGTACTTTTAGTGATCTGAACATctcgaaaagaaaaaaaaaaggagggaaTAGCCGCTACAAACCTCCAAACCTGATTGGCTCCTAAAACCGAAGGGACTTCCAACTTCCTCTTGTCTCCTAATTCAAAGCCACCGCTTGCCCAAACTTATCACCAAACTTGGTATCCTTCCCAAGCACTTAGTAAAGGATCCAGTCGGCTGAACAtcaaaaaaacaataaaaaaataaaaaaaaaaaaaaaagaagaagatgggAAACAGCTGCAAAGTTTCCTATACCAATTGGTTTCTAAGACCAAAGGAGGCCGACAAGACCAAGTGGCTCTCACCATTCACTTGTCTCCAATTTTTGTAGCCGTGCATTTCCCTAGAGTTAGCCTAGGTAATAGCAGCACCTCTGCAAAATCTAGCCAGCACCTTGAGTCGGTTAGGACAGGGTAACATTCCAAAAAATCCAGCAACGCAAAAGGAACCAACTTCCTTGTCGGCTAGGTGTTTGAGcatcattcttaattttttgtagCTTTTGTGTCAAGtcttttctcaatttttgttcttgaaTATATTCTATCACTCCATTCTTAGTGTCCTAATTTTGTTTTTCCAGAAAATTTCCACTCTTACGAACCTCAAATTCTAGCGTGAACTTGATTTTTAAGCTAAATTTGAGCACTTGAGGAGCTCTACTTTCTTCAAGGTTTCGCAAGGGGCTGTGAGAGAATATTTTGGTGAGCTTATTAGAGTGATTTGAGTTACCATATACGAGTGTGAGAGTAAACacttagggagtgaagtgacaaaaaaaaaaagcaaaagaaaacattACTTTTTTCCCTATTTCCTTTGCTACTAACCCTTGCAGGTACACTTGAGACTCCATGTCTAGTGGAAACGAAGGAGTATCCCGTCCCATGAACTTTGAACAGATGATGGAGCAAATGGAGAGGCGTTTCCAACGCATGCTAGAACCCATTCAAGATGAGTTGCTGCAACTCCGAGCGTCTGGAACACCAAAAACCTCTAAGTCCTTGCGAAGGCGAAGGGGCGTGGAGGAGTCGTCCGATGGTtccaataatgatgatgatgatgaggaaccTCGAATTCGACCAAGGCAAAGGAACCAGACTGGACCTACCGATGTATTCAAGGGAATCAAGATGCAAATCCCTGAGTTCAAAGGACGGTCCGATCCCGAGACCTTTCTCGAATGGTTATCCAAGATCGAAATGGTCTTTTCTTGCCAAAACTACACCGAGGTGCAAAAGGTGCAATTGGCCACCATGGAATTCACTGAGTACGCTgtggtttggtgggaccaaatcAAGAAGTCTAGAAGGAGAAATGGGCTACCTGAGCTTATTCCATGGCCCGAGCTTCGAGCCATGATGCGCACCCGCTTTGTACCTGGACATTACACTAGGGATTTATACCACCGGTTACAAACCTTAGTCCAGGGCAACCGGAGTGTGGATGAGTAccacaaggagatggagatcctAATGCTTAGAGCGGATGTACAGGAGGATCCTGAAGCCACCATGGCGAGATTCTTGAGCGGGTTACGACCCGATATTGCTGAACGAGTGGAACTTCAACATTATATGGAGTTACATGAGCTTGTAGACAAGGCTATTAAGGTCGAGCAAAGGTTCAAGCGGAGGGGTACCACTCGATCGAATTTCGGCAATACCACCTACTCTACCAACCGCCCATTCCAACCAAGGAATGATTCTCGGCCTTCACCAAATGCTCCTACACCAAAGCCGAGATTCGAGGGAGGTAAGGTGGGCAACCCTAGTATTAGTAAGCCGCCCTCTTCTACTCCAAAATTTGAGGAGTCTAGGGTACAAACTAGAGCTCGTGATACTcgatgcttcaaatgccaaggtagAGGCCATATTGCTAGTCAATGTCCCAATCAAAGGACTATGATTATGATGCAAAATGGTGAGATCGTGAGTGAGGACGAAGCCGAGTACGAAGGCATACTACCTCTTGACGGAGGTAGTGATGGGGAATCACCAAATGAAGAGGAGTTTAATGCACCCGAGGGTCATTTTGGGACTGCATTGGTTGCAAGGAGAGCATTAACTGCACGTGTTAAGGAGGACGAGCTTCAACGGGAGAACATCTTCTACACCAGGTGCTTCGTCAACCAAGCACTTTGTAGTGTGATTATTGATAGTGGGAGCTGCACAAATGTAGCTAGTTCACTCATGGTGGACAACTTGAAGTTGCCTACAAGGGATCACCCGCGACCCTACAAACTCCAATGGCTCAACAACTCTGGGGAGGTTCGAGTAACCAAGCAGGTTCTTATATCCTTCCAAATCCATAAATATTCTGATGAAGTATTATGTGATGTAGTTCCTATGCAGGCTAGTCACATTATACTAGGTAGGCCTTGGCAGTTTGACAGACAGGTGATTTTTGATGGTGTGACTAATAAGTATAGTTTCTTGTACAACAGTAAGAAAGTCACACTAGCTCCCCTTTCCCCcaaacaagtgcatgaggaccaattgaaattgcaaCAAGAGTTTGAGAAGTATagtgcaaaaagaaaagaaaatgagagagccgaggcaaaaaaagagagaaaaaaggctATAGATAGCTCGGCAAGTGAGGTAAAAATTGAGGGAAAACAAATGCTTCTGATCAAAgccaagaaagtgaggaagttaATGAGAGATGAGCAGCCACTTCTTATGCTTGTTAGCAAAGAAGTAGCTCTGAATGTGCATGAACTTGATACTAACATACCTCTTGAGGTTAAGTCTCTGTTGCAGGAATATGCTGATATCTTCCCCGAGGACGTGCCAAGTGGATTACCACCGCTTAGAGGCATTGAGCACCAAATAGACTTCGTCCCTGGAGCTTCGTTGCCAAATCGGCCAGCTTACAAGAGCAACCCGGAGGAAACTAAGGAGTTACAAAGGCAAGTGGACGACTTGCTTGGCAAAGGATGGGCACGTGAGAGCTTAAGCCCGTGCGCTGTCCCAGTCATTTTGGTGCCCAAGAAAGATGGTACGTGGAGAATGTGCACTGATTGTAGGGCCGTAAAtgccatcacggtaaagtaTCGCCACCCTATACCTCGcttagatgacatgcttgatgagttacatggggctgtgttctttaccaaaattgatctcaaaagtgggtaccatcaaattaggattaaggagggggatgaatggaaaactgcctTTAAAACTAAGTATGGattgtatgagtggttagtgatgccttttgggctcactaatgcacctagcaccttcatgaggttaatgaaccatgttctgCGTCCATTCTTAGGAAAATTCGTGgtagtttactttgatgatatcctaATTTATAGCAAATCTTATAATGAACACCTCGAGCATATTAGGGCTGTTATGGATGTACTTCGACGAGAGCAGCTCTATGCCAATCTCAagaaatgtaatttttacactaatgagcttgtgtttCTAGGGTTTGTTATAAGTGCGCAGGGAATGAAGGTGGATGATCAAAAGGTGAAAGCTATTCAAGAGTGGCCAACACCAAGGTCTGTGGGTGATGTTCGAAGCTTCCATGGCCTTGCGggtttctataggagattcgTGAGGGACTTTAGCACTATTGCTGCACCCTTGACCGAGTTGATTAAGAAGAATGAGAACTTCCATTGGGGAGATTCTCAAGAACAAGCCTTTCGCGTTTTAAagcacaaactcacacatgcacctgtactTGCTTTACCTGACTTTTCTAAGACATTTGAGATTGATTGTGATGCTTCAGGTATTGGAGTTGGAGCTGTGTTGAATCAAGGAGGA contains:
- the LOC113759619 gene encoding uncharacterized protein LOC113759619; the encoded protein is MEQMERRFQRMLEPIQDELLQLRASGTPKTSKSLRRRRGVEESSDGSNNDDDDEEPRIRPRQRNQTGPTDVFKGIKMQIPEFKGRSDPETFLEWLSKIEMVFSCQNYTEVQKVQLATMEFTEYAVVWWDQIKKSRRRNGLPELIPWPELRAMMRTRFVPGHYTRDLYHRLQTLVQGNRSVDEYHKEMEILMLRADVQEDPEATMARFLSGLRPDIAERVELQHYMELHELVDKAIKVEQRFKRRGTTRSNFGNTTYSTNRPFQPRNDSRPSPNAPTPKPRFEGGKVGNPSISKPPSSTPKFEESRVQTRARDTRCFKCQGRGHIASQCPNQRTMIMMQNGEIVSEDEAEYEGILPLDGGSDGESPNEEEFNAPEGHFGTALVARRALTARVKEDELQRENIFYTRCFVNQALCSVIIDSGSCTNVASSLMVDNLKLPTRDHPRPYKLQWLNNSGEVRVTKQVLISFQIHKYSDEVLCDVVPMQASHIILGRPWQFDRQVIFDGVTNKYSFLYNSKKVTLAPLSPKQVHEDQLKLQQEFEKYSAKRKENERAEAKKERKKAIDSSASEVKIEGKQMLLIKAKKVRKLMRDEQPLLMLVSKEVALNVHELDTNIPLEVKSLLQEYADIFPEDVPSGLPPLRGIEHQIDFVPGASLPNRPAYKSNPEETKELQRQVDDLLGKGWARESLSPCAVPVILVPKKDGTWRMCTDCRAVNAITVKYRHPIPRLDDMLDELHGAVFFTKIDLKSGYHQIRIKEGDEWKTAFKTKYGLYEWLVMPFGLTNAPSTFMRLMNHVLRPFLGKFVVVYFDDILIYSKSYNEHLEHIRAVMDVLRREQLYANLKKCNFYTNELVFLGFVISAQGMKVDDQKVKAIQEWPTPRSVGDVRSFHGLAGFYRRFVRDFSTIAAPLTELIKKNENFHWGDSQEQAFRVLKHKLTHAPVLALPDFSKTFEIDCDASGIGVGAVLNQGGRPIAYFSEKLNGAALNYSTYDKELYALIRALQVWQHYLRPKEFVIHTDHESLKYLKAQHTLSKKHARWIAFVESFPYVIKYKAGKSNVVADALSRRYSLLTSLDAKLLGFELIKDIYAQDSDFGELYLSCKHTGQGKFFISDGYLFYANRLCIPHGSICELLVRESHSGGLMGHFGVDKTLAMLQEHFY